One Cricetulus griseus strain 17A/GY chromosome 5, alternate assembly CriGri-PICRH-1.0, whole genome shotgun sequence genomic window carries:
- the LOC100768439 gene encoding zinc finger protein 709, whose amino-acid sequence MEPVTFEDVAVNFTLGEWALLDSYQKELYRDVMKETFSNLISIGRTEEENIGEDYQNIRRNLSTHVIKGFYEFQHGIQYGEAHQQIREHIVNECMPPGIVVYENSVCENDAIGLSQSAMHLRGPTVEKPYEYQECMEKPFKHKFWKNFTYSESFLTLENPSRKNPYENNLSNEHCRSLISEQDYDTAHSGDNLHEYKQFETALTACSYVQSFDKPQTGEKPFVCKQCGEAFINSSHLIKHHKIHTREKTFACKYCGKAFIHPRACYNHERTHTGDRPYVCKQCGKACIHSYHLLQHERSHTREKLYACKQCGKVFGRSSYLRKHERIHTGEKPYLCKHCGKAFSDPTTRNNHERTHTGEKHYVCKQCGKAFIRSSQLLIHERIHTGEKPYSCKHCGKAFTYSSACYIHERIHTGEKPYVCKQCGKAFTCSTYLHKHERIHTGEKPYSCKQCGKAFIQHRACYNHERIHTGEKPYVCVQCGHAFTFSKSLQIHERNHTGEKPYVCKQCGKAFTCSTYLHQHERTHNEKKSSG is encoded by the exons GAGCCTGTGACCTTTGAGGATGTGGCTGTGAACTTCACCCTAGGAGAGTGGGCTTTGTTGGATTCTTATCAAAAGGAGCTCTACAGAGATGTGATGAAGGAAACCTTTAGCAACCTTATCTCCATAG GgagaactgaagaagaaaatattgGAGAGGATTACCAAAATATTAGGAGAAATCTGAG caCTCATGTGATTAAAGGATTTTATGAATTTCAACATGGCATTCAATATGGAGAAGCCCACCAACAGATTCGAGAGCATATTGTTAATGAGTGCATGCCTCCTGGGATAGTAGTATATGAAAACAGTGTGTGTGAAAATGATGCCATTGGTCTTTCACAGTCAGCTATGCACCTCAGAGGTCCAACTGTAGAGAAACCATATGAGTACCAGGAATGTATGGAAAAGCCTTTTAAACATAAATTTTGGAAAAATTTTACATATTCTGAGTCCTTTCTTACCCTTGAGAATCCTTCCAGAAAGAACCCCTATGAAAACAATCTATCTAATGAACATTGTAGGAGTCTCATTTCTGAACAAGATTATGACACGGCTCATAGTGGAGATAATCTCCATGAATATAAGCAGTTTGAAACAGCTCTTACGGCATGTAGTTATGTTCAGTCATTTGATAAGCCCCAAACTGGAGAAAAACCATTTGTGTGTAAGCAGTGTGGAGAAGCCTTCATTAATTCCAGTCACCTTATCAAACATCATAAAATTCATACTAGAGAGAAGACTTTTGCATGTAAGTATTGTGGGAAAGCTTTCATCCATCCAAGGGCCTGTTACAATCATGAACGAACTCACACTGGAGACAGACCTTATGTATGCAAGCAATGTGGGAAAGCATGTATTCATTCTTACCACCTTCTGCAACATGAGAGAAGTCACACCAGAGAAAAACTTTATGCATGTAAGCAGTGTGGGAAAGTATTTGGACGTTCTTCATACCTTCGTAAACATgaaagaattcacactggagagaaaccttatttATGTAAGcattgtgggaaagccttcagtgATCCCACAACCCGGAACAATCATGAAAgaactcacactggagagaaacactATGTTTGTaaacagtgtgggaaagccttcattCGTTCCTCTCAGCTTCTGATCCATgaaagaattcacactggagagaagccttactcATGTAAAcattgtgggaaagccttcacctATTCCAGTGCCTGTTATATTCATgaaagaattcacactggagagaaaccctatgtttGTAAGCAGTGTGGAAAAGCATTTACATGTTCCACATACCTCCACAAACATGAAAggattcatactggagagaaaccttattcATGCAAGCAATGTGGGAAAGCTTTCATCCAACATAGGGCTTGTTACAATCatgaaagaattcatactggagagaaaccatatgtatgtgtgcaatgTGGGCATGCATTCACTTTTTCAAAGTCCCTTCAAATCCATGAAAGAaaccacactggagagaaaccatatgtaTGTAagcaatgtgggaaagccttcacatGTTCTACATATCTTCACCAACATGAAAGAACTCACAATGAAAAGAAATCCAGTGGATAG